TACCATTGTATTCATAGCAATGGTCCAGAACAAAAGTTCAGTGCAAACTCCCAGTAACTTCCGCAGAAGCCTGGTATCTGCAGAAAGACTTGTGGTACAGCTACCTATATGTATATTATGACTAGTAGAAAGACTCTGTGGGGACAACTTGCAATCTAAATTTTAACTGCCTATACATTTTATCTCCATAGCTTTGTGAAGAGAAGAACCTCCTTCAGGAGAAACTTCAGGCAGAAACTGAACTGTATGCTGAAGCTGAAGAGATGAGAGTCCGTTTAGCTGCGAAAAAGCAAGAGCTGGAAGAGATTCTGCATGAGATGGAGGCCAGAattgaggaagaggaggaacgCAGCCAACAGTtgcaggcagagaagaaaaagatgcaacAACAAATGCTGGTAAGGAAGCATAAGCAACAAACAGACACAGTAACTTGTATCTCAGAGAACAGCAGGAGATAGGACCTGAGGTTTGCCAATGCAAGACCCTGCTATGCAGCCCTTAGTAGAATGTGTTTAATGCCACTGAAGTAGTAACAAACAGATTTATGCTCTTTCATCCAGAATTCTTTATACATCATCTTCCTCTACCccaattttaaattattttctgtaaaaaaaactgtttcagtAAATCTTTCTAAGTCAAAAAGTATTACAGATAGTCTACTTCTTAGTAAAAACAACCAACTCTGTAACATACCCCACACAGACTGACAAACATTATGCATTGCCTGtaatttaaattgtattttatttccagaattcatgatttctttttcccttcaaagGACCTGGAGGAACagctggaagaagaagaagctgCGAGACAGAAACTGCAACTTGAAAAAGTTACAGCAGATGGCAagataaagaaaatggaagatgaCATTCTTATCATGGAAGATCAGAATAACAAGCTAACAAAGGTAAGCATCGTGGGCCCATTTTCTTACTTTGCAAAAATAGTCCAGGATGAGAGAAAATCTCTTTAGTTAGATGAGGAAAGGGTATACTTCTGATTATTGAGTTTCATGTGTAAACATTTACCAGACCAGCAGGCCAGCCTGTACTGAGTAAGTTTCTGATAAGTAAATTTCCATGCTTTCTTGAATAATTCAGAATTGTGAAAAATACTAGTATTGAGATCCTCTGTGGTGACAGTATCTCAAAGAAAATCTCTACAATAGTCAAGCACAGTCATTGGAACATGTTTGGTTGAAAAGCTAAGATTTCATGATTAAAATTGGAAGCAAACATGTATTCAAGTACTTCTTGAAGGGGACACTCCTCTGAATATGCTCTTCACTTACCAGCCAAAGTGGGTGTAAGATTCTAATAACAGCTGATTAAAGAACATGGGAAATTTCAATACTGCTTTCCAGCCCCTCTGTACTCAACAAATTGAAACGTACTGCTACAATCTCACAGTATGCAAAGACAGTATACTGGACATTTTTTATTTGGTATAGAGATGCTTCATGATAACCGATGACAGACACTTCTGTTAACAAACTATTTTACTcttcttcaggaaagaaaactccTTGAGGAAAGAGTAAGTGACCTAACAACAAATCTtgctgaagaggaagaaaaagccaaaaatctTACAAAGCTAAAGAACAAACATGAATCTATGATTTCAGAACTGGAAGGTAATATGAACAGTGATGCTTTATGTCAGATATTTGCTTTGGtacatataaaaaataaacaacaataaaaccCTACAGAGAATCTGGAGCAAACTTCTAAAAGCTATGTGTTATCCACTTTCATATGCTGAAACCATTTTGTGAATGACAATCTCTGAAACCCCAAGATGCATAAACCATAGATAGCTTTTCTTTATACATATAAATAGTAGAGGAGtggaatttgggggaaaaaagtgtttctggagaaagataaatatatatatttttagtggCTGGAAATAAGTGATGATAGCAAAGTTTTGCATGTTGCTTCAGAAAGACAGTAACTTGCACTTAAATATATAGCCTCACTGAAGACCAGAACATTTTTGCATCCAAGTTCAAGATCAGATGATAGCTCCTTGCACTAGCCCACTCTCATGACCCAAATCTTTACTTTTTCAGTGCgactgaaaaaggaagagaagaccAGACAAGaactggagaaaacaaagaggaagtTAGAAGGAGAGTCAAGTGATCTGCATGAGCAAATTGCAGAGCTCCAGGCACAAATTGCTGAGCTGAAGGCACAGCTAGCCaaaaaggaggaagagctgcaggctgctctaGCCAGGTATTTGCTCCTGAATCTGCATACAAGTTAAAAATCCCAGGCTGAAACACATATCTCTTTCCAGACACTGAGTACATCCTGCCTGACTTTCTGCTGAAGATACTTACGctattgtttttttcatgaACAACTTAACCTAGCCCAGACAGCAATGAAAACACTTCTTCCCTAAGGCCTTGATAATACTGCCaagtaaagaataaaaagtaGCAACACAGTTGATAGGCAAAAAGCATAAACCACGATTCCTACTGAAGTAACCATGTACAGCTAAGTATTTCCAGTTTATTAAGATTAAAATCGCACCTTGAACATAAACCTTTAATCTCTATACACTGATgtcctgaaaatgaaatgatattttttaatacagaaaattaaacactttttttccaggCTTGAAGAGGAAACTAGTCTGAAGAACAATGCCCTCAAGAAGATCCGAGAATTGGAATCTCACATCTCTGATCTCCAGGAAGACTTGGAATCTGAGAAAGCtgcaagaaacaaagcagaaaaacagaagagagactTAGGTGAAGAGCTGGAGGCTCTTAAGACAGAGCTTGAAGATACTTTGGATACCACAGCCACCCAGCAAGAGCTCAGGTATGGAGACTTTGCCCACAGATGGAACAATTCTGGACTTTCATAGTGATAGTCTCCAACATATAGACAATCTAATTCAGGTTACctaggctattttttttttcctggaactAGTTATCTAATTGTCTGTCTTAGGCACCTTAATAATTCAGTCTTGTACTCAACAGTCGAAACTCTTTTCCCCTGATGTTTCATGCAGGAAACTCATTTCTGTTAACTGATCTCAGTACAACTTCTTCTGATCTTGTCTGTCATATATCCTGTGAAAACTACCTCACAGAATTTCTTTAAGTTCATTTTTGCATTATCTCTCAATGTGATATAACTTGTAATTAGTCTGACTTTACAACTATGTTGGAGTGCCATTTTCCCAGTGACTGGAACACTCTTAGGTGCTCCTCTCCATTTATGTACGTCTTCTTGCAGAGCAAAGCGTGAACAAGAAGTCACTGTGCTGAAGAGAGCTCTGGAGGAGGAGACTCGAACTCATGAAGCCCAAGTCCAGGAGATGAGACAAAAGCACACTCAAGCTGTGGAAGAACTaacagagcagctggagcaaTTTAAACGGGTAAATAGCAATCCATCCTACTGATAACCACCCACTAAGTAATACGAATTCCTTTTACAAAAACTCTTTCTTCATGTTTGTAGGCTAAAGCAAACTTGGATAAAACCAAACAGACACTCGAGAAAGATAATGCTGATCTGGCTAATGAAGTCAGGAGCCTGAATCAGGCCAAACAAGACGTAGAGCACAAAAAGAAGAAGCTGGAAGTACAGCTGCAAGATTTGCAGTCTAAATACACTGATGGAGAGCGTGTCCGGACAGAACTCAATGAAAAAGTTCACAAGCTGCAGGTAAAAGGGGGGTTTGAGCTTTTACTATGACACCTTGGACTTGAGTAGACCAGTTAGACTAAGTTCATTGGAAATACATCTGGGGGAATCCTTGCCTTATTGACTTCAGTTGGgacactcattttttttttcttttgggtgGGGTTCAATTGTAAGGCTCCTATTACAGTTATCACACCATTAAACAATTACAGCCACTCATGGAAGTGAGAGTTGTTAGTCTTACGATTCCCTGTGTTGTGTAATGCCACCACTGTTTCAGTGACAGTGCTGCATATTTTACAAAGATCCTGTTTGTTTATTGCTGTGTGGTGGTGAATGTCaataaaaataaggattttGGAAATTGATTAAACTGCATTAAACTCATAAGATGCatccagaaaaatgaaaacagaagtggaATGCTTACTTATTTGTGATTTAGTTCCCAAAAAGAGaacaactaaaaatatttttaagtagcTCTTTGGTAGATTTGCAATGCCCAGCAATACTGATCAACCACTGTTACAAGTTTGTTCATAGCAGCAGTAAGCTTCTCTCACTAATTGTAAGTTAATtgataaataagaaaatatatcCAAAATATATCAGGTTCTCTCAAacctgaaaagagaaaggaaaatacagggaAATCCTCATGCCCTTTTGCAATTCACTGGAAGttgaaggaaaaacaggagatgaattttcagcatttctgctattcACCTGAACAATACTATTTTTCACAACTGAATTCCTAGAAATGCTGTCTGTTACTGTGGTATATACAATATATTAGCATTGTCTTATGAATAGAAACAGGCTATGATATATAGTAATAAAATGCTAAGGTAAACTCCAGACAAAAAACGGTGTCTTAATACATATGTCACAATGTGCAGACACAACATGCAGACACTGTAGATTTTCTGTGTAGGATTTAATGCCACAGAACCCCACATATTGTCCAGAAGAATTGCTACAAAGTTTATGATTCTCCTATGAACTAGAAACACTTTTAGTGCTCAAGATGGCTCAAAAAGCATAGCAGCATATTCAGAACCCCTTCAAACATTGAGACTTTGATTTAGAGCAAACTAAGCAGAGGAAGTTGTTAAAGTTGCACAAAATAACTGAGTGTTTTTTCACTTTGGTCTCTCACAGATTGAGGTTGAAAATGTTACCAGTTTGCTCaatgaagcagaaagcaagaataTCAAATTAACTAAAGATGTGGCAACCTTAGGATCTCAGCTACAAGACACACAGGTAAACTTGTATGTAGTAACAGCTCATCTACAATTTCAAGAAATGCTGTAAGAAGACCTCAGCTAATGACTGTCTTGCTGGTTGATGTGATTACTGTAGGAGCTGCTTCAGGAAGAAACACGGCAGAAGTTGAACGTGACTACAAAGCTGCGTCAGTTAGAGGATGACAAGAACAGCTTGCAGGAGCAGTTGGATGAAGAAGTAGAAGCCAAACAAAATCTGGAGAGACATATTTCTACACTGACAATACAGGTATCAGTGCCATACCTAAATCATTACCTCTATCACCAAGTTGTGTCATTAATTCCAGAGGCTTCAGACAGGAATCCTAGCACAATATATAGATCTTCAGGAACTTGTGTTGTTAGCCCAGATGGCATCAATGGAGACAGAAGACTTCTTTATCTTCTTCTTTATGCTGAAGAGTATCTTTACCATAAAGATATATTTAAAGAGGTCCCAAGGCAGTTTTTCACACTTGGCCTGTATGTGCATAGTAGGCAAGTAGTCTGCCTGGGTCAAATTAGAGGTTCTGTGGTCTTGGTTTTCTCCTACTCCCCTTCTGTGCCAAGCTTTGTTGTCACTGATATAACgatttcttctctgaattcaAATTTCAGCTCTCCGATTCTAAGAAGAAGCTACAAGAATTTACTGCTACAATAGAAACTATGGAAGAAGGTAAAAAGAAATTCCAGAGGGAAATTGAAAGTCTCACACAACAGTTTGAGGAAAAAGCTGCTTCTTACGACAAACTGGAAAAAACCAAGAACAGactccagcaggagctggatgACCTTGTGGTGGACTTAGATAACCAGCGTCAGCTGGTCTCCAACCtggagaagaagcagaagaagtTTGACCAGGTGTGGATTTAAGATTCTCCTTTGCTGTGCTATCTCCTGACTTCTCTGTGACTCGCAGGGAATCAACTAAAAGATGATAGTGAAAGATAAAGCAGtgtcaaaaaaataaacttgaatTAAACATATCATATAGCAGTTGATTAATGCatataaatagaaattaaaatgcagatttctctTTGTCATTATCAACTGACAAGAAAGttgtaacagaagaaaacctTATACTAATATTCCTATGTTAACACTATCATTTTATAGATGCtggctgaagagaaaaacatctcTTCAAAATATGCAGATGAAAGGGATAGAGCAGAAGCTGAagctagagaaaaagaaacaaaggctCTGTCCTTGGCCCGTGCACTTGAAGAGGCATTGGAAGCCAAAGAAGAACTGgagagaacaaacaaaatgttgAAAGCTGAAATGGAAGACCTCGTTAGCTCCAAAGATGATGTTGGCAAGAATGTAAGTTTTGGGCTCAGAATGATTTTCACAATAAGTTAGAACAGCAGCTAACTAACAGATAATTGTTTTCAGTGTGGGGAGCTTTCTGTAGCACACAGATTCATTCAGCAAGATCAGGTATTTTGTGCAGAACTCCAAGTTTGTTCCATTTGCATCCAAACCTTCAAGGGACTTGGCAAAGTAACTGTAAGTTACTTTTATTCTTAACATGGCTTCAAGCCTGAAGATGGATTTCTAAGACTGGAAAATATTAAAGACTTTCTAATTCATTTAGTAATTTAATAAAGAACTTTTAAGTGGTAAACTGCAGGTCTCATTTTAGTGATGTGACCTTACCACCAGCTTAACATGTACTTGTATAGCTGCAGCAAATTTCCACTGTTACATTACCGATCACTTCTTTTATTACAGTGATAATATCACTTCTAATACGAACTAACTAAATTCACTGCTGATACTTGACTGATTAAAATCAGTACATAATAAAGTGTAAAGAATCTCAGGTTGTTTCAAGGGAGACTAAGTAtacaaaaaatgcaattaacTCAAATTAGCTCATTCACTGTCTGCAGCTGATATTTTCAGATGTGACCTATATAGAAAATAAGCTGGGTTtaactggatttatttttgtataacaAATCTATTTCATTGCTTAAAAGGTCCATGAATTGGAGAAGTCTAAACGGACACTTGAACAGCAAGTAGAAGAAATGAAGACACAATTAGAAGAGTTAGAGGATGAGTTACAGGCTGCTGAAGATGCCAAACTTCGGTTGGAAGTTAATATGCAAGCCATGAAAAGCCAGTTTGAAAGAGATTTACAAGCCAGAGATGAACAGAATGAGGAGAAGAGGAGACAACTCCTTAAACAGGTATCATTTTACCATTACACagtaacaaaaccaaaaaacctgaATGTTCCCAGGCTCATGCCATTAGTAAAGCACTTCACTATAATAAGAAagcattatatatataaagataGCATAACAGTattatattttgcatttcagtagcAAGCACACAGTTGCTAACAGATGTAGCAAGTCAACACTACAGTCAATACAGTAGAAAACACGTGAATTATTTTCCCTAGCACAGTAAATACTTTTCCTGTGTTCTTAGAGCAAGTGAAATAAGACAATTTCTGACATGTCTGCCTTCCTAAAGTACATGAAATAGATACCAAAGTATTGGAAAGGCAAACAGACAGGACAGAGCCTATTTGTACAGTAGCATTGTTACAGCAAGGAGAAATCCCATAGTCATCTTATTTCCAAAAGTACAGGCCCACAATGCGGACTCCTTTGGAGAATCTTCaatttttgaaaatggaaatgcattttaactGCTAGTAATATCACAGTTAATAGACACAGATTATGCAGGTTATCCAGACTTACACAGTGTTTAAGAGTATTGAAGAATGCTTTCTATACGTGTCTTCTCTAACAATCAGCTCCACGAACATGAAACGGAACTGGAAGATGAGCGGAAGCAACGCgccctggcagctgcagccaaaAAGAAGTTGGAGGTTGATGTCAAAGATCTAGAAAGCCAAGTTGATTCTGCTAACAAAGCTCGGGAAGAAGCCATCAAACAACTTCGCAAACTACAGGTATGTAAAACCCACAAATCCAGCTTTTTCTACTCTTCTGTCATATGCTGACAGATAAACAAAGAATTGGAATATTCATAAAGATTAAGATGGCATACCCGCAAACATGCAAGGGAAATAAGGTCAATAGGCATTACAAAAACTACAGCACACAAGTGGAAGCATCACTCTCTTTAGAATAATTAAGAGTCTCTCAGCATATGCTAGCTGATCTctacagaaaatacacaaaagcTTTGTGATTCTACTATGCTTGTGTCCTATTATGTGCACATTTCTTTGCATTGATGTTGTTGTAAAACTGGACAAAAATAAACTTTCGTTATTCTTTTCAACAAGGCTCAGATGAAGGACTACCAACGAGACCTGGATGATGCACGGGCTgccagagaagaaatatttgctacagccagagaaaatgagaagaaagccAAGAACCTTGAAGCTGAACTCATCCAGCTTCAAGAGGTAAAATGGAAAACTTTTAAAGCAGTATTACACAGAATATACAAGATCTTCAGTAGCTAGACAGAATTGCATTGATATGATATAATAGCTAGagatggaaaattaaaaacaaaatttgtaaTATGTTTCATGCTCTCCAGTGGCGTTGTTGAATATCCATCTGAGCATAGCCAGGTCAAGCTCACCTTGGAGGAAAGCACAATTCGGGTTTAAAGGGAAATCAACTCTACGATCCAATACAAATTGTTCTCAATAGCTAGACATTCTTCCCAGACATTTATGATTTAAGAGTTTATTCCATTAACCAGACAACCAAGCTTACACCAGTTTTTGAGAGTTCATAGTTGTGTAACTTTGTGAGAACACTTGCTCATTTCTTTGCtatgctgcatttttcttcactcCTAGGatctggctgctgcagagagaGCTCGCAAACAAGCAGatctggagaaagaagagatggcAGAGGAACTTGCAAGTGCTGCTTCTGGAAGGTAAGAATAGATTGGATTATTCACAGAGCTATAAGCATGCTGCTGAAAATTGCATGGTTCCCAAAAGAAGGTGTATTCCTGTCCCAACAGATATCCAGTCTTAACAATACAACATGTATGCATCTGAATGGTTTCGctatctgattttcttttcctggtgaATCATAGGTAGTTCCTAATAGCTTTATGTGTGTTCAATTGGTCAGAGCCATAACTGTACACTTCTTAAATTTAAACTTACAGAACACTCCTACAGGATGAGAAACGGCGCCTAGAGGCAAGAATTGCCCAGCTGGAGGAAGAGCTAGATGAAGAGCACAGCAACATAGAGACAATGAGTGATCGCATGAGGAAAGCGGTGCAGCAGGTAGAGCTCATTACAGCACGTGTGTCACTTTGTTTGTATTCCAGTGAAAGTTATCTGTggctttgaaaatatatttggagAACTGCCACCATGAATCACCACCTGATTTTCCCTGAAAGTACACAATGCTTTTGACAACATCCATTCTTGCCCTTGCAGGCAGAGCAACTGAACAATGAGCTGGCAACAGAACGAGCAACCgcacagaagaatgaaaatgccAGGCAGCAATTGGAGAGGCAGAACAAGGAGCTGAGGAGTAAACTGCAAGAGATGGAGGGAGCCGTGAAGTCTAAATTCAAAAGCACAATTGCTGCTCTGGAGGCCAAAATTGCTTCTCTTGAAGAGCAATTGGAACAGGAGGCCAGGTACTTAGGCTTGCAGAGGGTACAGACATCCATTTATTGTTCCAGTTAATGAAACAAAGTAAacaaatgcatatatatttgtGTAATCAGGTTCTCAGAACCATTAATGTTTGGTAAATTCTCTCCCCGCATAACATTCCTTAGAGACACGGCCACTAAAATTGGAGTTATTACAGACTCTGAGTAAAAAACCATTTTATTGCTGAAAAGTTCTATTGGTAATGGTAAGAATCTGCCCCCTTACTTTACCACGTGACCCTAGCAGATTCTCTATCATACACTGTGCCATTTGTAGGACTATTTCCTGAGGAAGTCAATTTGTGTTTTAGATCTCCTTATCCCCTCAGGAACTTATCATGCAGCAAAaacacattgttttttttttttttgtttttaatcaaagacATTTACATCTTGCTTAGAATTCATCTGTTACATTCAGATAGGCCTCTACCATATGGTTCCTTGGTGCCACATCAAGCCACATCACCAAATGTTGCACTGTCATTTGCAGAGagaagcaggctgcagccaAGACATTACGCCAGAAGGACAAGAAGTTGAAGGATGCATTGCTGCAGGTGGAGGACgagaaaaaacaagcagagcaATACAGAGATCAGGTATGAGTCTGCATCATAAAGGTGTTAGACAAGGGCACAGACATTTTCGAGTTTTACTAaaaattttcagatttctgcCTTTCCTAAAAAAGCAAGATTCCGTGTTATACCTCAAGAAGGGTCTGTGCTAGGACAGCTATAAAGCCTTTTGCTAAAAGATGTGacaatttgatttttcttccatgctgAGAGAAGTACCAAAGCACTAGCCCTTGTCAATAGACCAACAGTCTGACTATACACTGTGATATATAGGACTCTGCACAACATCCCTTTTGGTACACAAATGGAGACCATGATCACATTTTGTACCCTATTGAGATATTTAACTTTACATAACACGTATCAACCTGCAAACCAGAAATGCAGAGTCAGGACTGTGtagcaaaataaagaattaagTTTGCATCAGCAAATTGAAATCCCACAAAGTAGTTATATTTACGTTTTTAGATTTTAAGTTTTGCCTTTGATAGAGGAGAAAACTCTCAAtagaaatatgaataaaaatatgaaatttaaatGAGAATCTAAAGCTATCAGATGTATTTCAACTTGAAGAATTACTTTAATTTTGTCTTGTAGGCTGAGAAGGGCAACCTACGACTCAAGCAGCTGAaaaggcagctggaggaggctgaggaggaGTCTCAACGTATCAATGCAAACCGCAGGAagctgcagagggagctggaTGAAGCTACTGAGAGCAACGACGCCCTGGGCCGGGAGGTTGCAGCACTGAAGAGCAAGCTAAGGTAGAGTGCCATTGTTGGaggaaaaattgaaaatttagCATTAAACtaaggaagtaaaaaataaaataatctattCAAGTAACAAACAGGCACAGATAATGAACACAAGGAGTAACTTTGCAGTGTTAGCTTGGCAAATGCAACAAGAAGCCAAAGTCAGAAGGTGAAGTGCATATCATGGACTGCAGTAGTCTCAGGATTTTAGCTGAGAGATCAACAACTGTGACAACATGGCACAGGCCTTACTATTTTTCTATCCAAAACCGCTGTTGACTTAAATAGGAACAGAATTAGGCTTGgttgcttttgaaaatactCCCGTGGCCATATAAATTTCTACAGTTACAAATGGGTAGAAATGGTCATGCTTTTCAtacttacacacacacacagctcatATGTAATGACTGTGATAAGTCTTGTGCATTTTCACagacagcaaaaagcaaagcaggttATACAACTCTCATTCAAAGGTTTCTGAACCTCACCTTTCCTTATATAGGGTCCATCAGACCAAGGAAAGAccaaaacattattttgcattttccttaTTAAAACTGACTGGGAAAAAGATAAAGCTGTGAGCAGTCAGATACATACCTGAGTTTTCCTGCACTTGTTGGGTCTGAAAACACTAAGACAGAAACACAGGCTGACTTGATTCATAGGAAATTTCTGTATCTGCATCATCAAACTGTAGAACTCTGCTTTCtacctaaaaacaaaaagtaattcCAATGAAACTAAAGCACCTGCCTAGTTGTGTTCTTGCTGCTGTAGTTGAGTTTTTCCATTGACATGCATGCAACTTCAGACGTAGATACTTCAAAGCAAAGAGTTAGGGATGTGGTAGCCTTCTCTGTTAGTACCACCTTGGTTGGTACACACTACAGGCTGTGTTACAAAATAGCTGCTGCATTCAGCCTTTTTTACATAGAAAAGGATATTTACATTGAAtagcagattatttttttgtttgaccTGAATGTACTGTAATTGGCGGTAATGTactttgtttaattatttaaaagtaataTACCTACCTCTGATCATGACTATGTGCTTAGTATAACTGCCCGGGATTCTTTATCTCTGTTTCAGAGGGACACAGGAACCTTCGCATGACTAAGCAGGTACCATGCCTTCAACTTTGCAGCTAGCTTGTGTTGtacaaattccattttctttggCCCAAGTAAAAATTATGTGAGGTTTCTGCAAACTGTGAAGGCTTGGATATCTtggcattaattttttttaaaaagaaacaaatattacAATAATTTAGCTATCATCAGCTGTTCATCAGCAATACAACTTTTTTTACAAGCAGGCTACGTACTGACGTAGACTTACCAGTGTTGCATTCTCACTTCTTATAAGCTCTACCAACAGAGTACCCAATAAAGTACTCTGACATTTTCTGCATGtcaagtgtcttttttttttttttttgcacctaTTTACAGCCAAAGATGAAAAATTTGCAAATCAAATACACTATTAATTAGTAAAATTGATTTAAAGCACTAATGAACATGAAGTGTCACAGCATGTTAAGTGTTTCACATTATTTCTTAAGCATATTGTAATGTTGAGTCTAAGGTAAGACCCTACCTAATTCACAAGATTTTAGAATACCTTGTTTGCATGTGGTTTATTACACATTTATGCCATCCAATcatgaataaaaggaaattgtGCCTTTTGTTACATAGCACTGTGCCTGTGGTTGCTTACAAACAGCTATTACTAAggcttttaaaactattttgcaGACATTACCTTGCTTGTCTACAGTGTGTTGCTTGTCTACTGCTACTGAAACAtaaagcacagacagaaattaaCGTGAACACTGTAATACAGCACAGCATTACATCACACCTCATCACATTCTGTAGAACTAGGAATGACACCTGCTGTTGCAAAAATTAAAGAGCTACTGCCTTGTAATATTTGTATATCTTCTATTTTACATATGCTGAATTTCGCTGTGaatacacaaatatttaaagaagcTGTCTTGTCCTTGCATGTGCCTTTTAGTCAGCCTAATTTTCCCAGAGCGTGATTGAAGCATCACTCCAGTAGCACTTGTTCAAAGGTAGACTAAATAGATGCTAAGCAAAACACTAATGCTTAGGCCTTGCCTCAGCTGTATGCATTACTCTAAAAGTACTGATGCAGATGATCACAAGAATATTATCAAAGCCATAAACCTGT
This window of the Lagopus muta isolate bLagMut1 chromosome 15, bLagMut1 primary, whole genome shotgun sequence genome carries:
- the MYH11 gene encoding myosin-11 isoform X1, with product MSQKPLSDDEKFLFVDKNFVNNPLAQADWSAKKLVWVPSEKHGFEAASIKEEKGDEVTVELQENGKKVTLSKDDIQKMNPPKFSKVEDMAELTCLNEASVLHNLRERYFSGLIYTYSGLFCVVVNPYKQLPIYSEKIIDMYKGKKRHEMPPHIYAIADTAYRSMLQDREDQSILCTGESGAGKTENTKKVIQYLAVVASSHKGKKDTSITQGPSFSYGELEKQLLQANPILEAFGNAKTVKNDNSSRFGKFIRINFDVTGYIVGANIETYLLEKSRAIRQAKDERTFHIFYYLIAGASEQMRNDLLLEGFNNYTFLSNGHVPIPAQQDDEMFLETLEAMKIMGFTEEEQTAILRVVSSVLQLGNIVFKKERNTDQASMPDNTAAQKVCHLMGINVTDFTRSILTPRIKVGRDVVQKAQTKEQADFAIEALAKAKFERLFRWILTRVNKALDKTKRQGASFLGILDIAGFEIFEINSFEQLCINYTNEKLQQLFNHTMFILEQEEYQREGIEWNFIDFGLDLQPCIELIERPTNPPGVLALLDEECWFPKATDTSFVEKLIQEQGNHPKFQKSKQLKDKTEFCILHYAGKVTYNASAWLTKNMDPLNDNVTSLLNQSSDKFVADLWKDVDRIVGLDQMAKMTESSLPSSSKTKKGMFRTVGQLYKEQLTKLMTTLRNTNPNFVRCIIPNHEKRAGKLDAHLVLEQLRCNGVLEGIRICRQGFPNRIVFQEFRQRYEILAANAIPKGFMDGKQACILMIKALELDPNLYRIGQSKIFFRTGVLAHLEEERDLKITDVIIAFQAQCRGYLARKAFAKRQQQLTAMKVIQRNCAAYLKLRNWQWWRLFTKVKPLLQVTRQEEEMQAKDEELQRTKERQQKAEAELKELEQKHTQLCEEKNLLQEKLQAETELYAEAEEMRVRLAAKKQELEEILHEMEARIEEEEERSQQLQAEKKKMQQQMLDLEEQLEEEEAARQKLQLEKVTADGKIKKMEDDILIMEDQNNKLTKERKLLEERVSDLTTNLAEEEEKAKNLTKLKNKHESMISELEVRLKKEEKTRQELEKTKRKLEGESSDLHEQIAELQAQIAELKAQLAKKEEELQAALARLEEETSLKNNALKKIRELESHISDLQEDLESEKAARNKAEKQKRDLGEELEALKTELEDTLDTTATQQELRAKREQEVTVLKRALEEETRTHEAQVQEMRQKHTQAVEELTEQLEQFKRAKANLDKTKQTLEKDNADLANEVRSLNQAKQDVEHKKKKLEVQLQDLQSKYTDGERVRTELNEKVHKLQIEVENVTSLLNEAESKNIKLTKDVATLGSQLQDTQELLQEETRQKLNVTTKLRQLEDDKNSLQEQLDEEVEAKQNLERHISTLTIQLSDSKKKLQEFTATIETMEEGKKKFQREIESLTQQFEEKAASYDKLEKTKNRLQQELDDLVVDLDNQRQLVSNLEKKQKKFDQMLAEEKNISSKYADERDRAEAEAREKETKALSLARALEEALEAKEELERTNKMLKAEMEDLVSSKDDVGKNVHELEKSKRTLEQQVEEMKTQLEELEDELQAAEDAKLRLEVNMQAMKSQFERDLQARDEQNEEKRRQLLKQLHEHETELEDERKQRALAAAAKKKLEVDVKDLESQVDSANKAREEAIKQLRKLQAQMKDYQRDLDDARAAREEIFATARENEKKAKNLEAELIQLQEDLAAAERARKQADLEKEEMAEELASAASGRTLLQDEKRRLEARIAQLEEELDEEHSNIETMSDRMRKAVQQAEQLNNELATERATAQKNENARQQLERQNKELRSKLQEMEGAVKSKFKSTIAALEAKIASLEEQLEQEAREKQAAAKTLRQKDKKLKDALLQVEDEKKQAEQYRDQAEKGNLRLKQLKRQLEEAEEESQRINANRRKLQRELDEATESNDALGREVAALKSKLRRGNEPVSFAPPRRSGGRRVIENATDGGEQEIDGRDGDLNGKASE